The segment ACCGGAAGGAGCACCTGATGGGTAAGGCAGAGAGTGCGGAGAAGGTCGTCCGCGACATTCAGCGCAAGACGAGACGCCGTTTTTCGGCGGAAGAGAAGATTCGGATCGTCCTCGAAGGACTGCGCGGCGAGGAGAGCATTGCGGCTCTGTGTCGCCGAGAGGGCCTGGCTCCGAATCTCTACTACCGC is part of the Candidatus Binatia bacterium genome and harbors:
- a CDS encoding transposase, producing the protein MGKAESAEKVVRDIQRKTRRRFSAEEKIRIVLEGLRGEESIAALCRREGLAPNLYYR